The following DNA comes from Schistocerca piceifrons isolate TAMUIC-IGC-003096 chromosome 3, iqSchPice1.1, whole genome shotgun sequence.
cggggaattttctccgcccagggactgggtgttgtgttgtcctcatcattatcctatcatcctcatcgattgcaggtcgcctaagtggcatcaaattgaaagaccggcacctggcgaaaGGCCTGTCCGACAGGgcgccctagccatacgattaaataaatcagTTGGAGTCTGTTAAATAAGACAGACCATTTGTGGACTTAGCCTTTTCAACATAATTGTGATGTTCAGAATAATAGTCACTGTACATAAGAGTGCAATATATAATATGTTGATCATCAGAAGCATCATATTTATTTTGAGAATTAGATGTTGTATTTGTATTCTTAACTTCCAGTTTTAACTGCAGCACTTTGAGAAATGAAAGGTTGTTAAGTATGCTGAAATAGTAAGGAGAGCAAGATTGAATAATGGGAAGTCTTAACTCTCGATCAGACTTTACTTCGCCACCCAATATAATGGTACAGAAGCAGTGGAACATCGCAATGAGCTTAACAGCATTGAGGTGGGAAGACTCGATATGGGAGGGGGAGATAGGGCACAAAACCAGCTCATGTCTTGGacagttcctcaaaccactgtgacATTATTTGGGAGTTATGGGGTGAGGCACTGCCTATGGAATGATGTGGACAAACAAATAGATGCATGTGACCAATTAGTAGGTCTGTGTATCTTTTGCTGGTGAGAGACAATGGCAGATTTATCAATGGCCCCATTTCATCCTATATAAGCATTCTCCACATGAAAATACCTTGATCACATACCTACTGTTACGCAGGATGAATTGTACCATATAAGTTTTGGTgtactctagtagtagtagtagtagtagtagtaatagtagttttattcattttccatcagtgtatatcaaAATGCAGCACATCAGTACAGGCAACCATTTCCCATCCATCAAGCATCCAATGTTCCTGTATACATGGTAATGTCTGTGCCCCATGACATGCAGGGAGCAGAGATACATGTGTGGGGTGGTGGCCTCCATACCATAAAGTCAGTAGTCTGTTAACCAGCACTGAACTGGCAAGTGATTCTTTAAAATGTGGCACATCTATTGGCTGTTACGGCCTGTGTAGTTGATAATGTTTGGGGAAAATGGATATTCTACTCAGCAGATTAACAGGACACTATTAGTTAAAATCAAGAACCATTATGTGGATACAGAGGAAATCATATCAGCAAAATCTCTAGCTTTTTTCCCCTTTgttggcaatattttgttgaaGGTAGCAAGAATCCTAGGTATATTTCTGATGAGAATGCTTTTCCATGCACCATCCAAGATTCCAGACCTTCTGGGATCAATGAAGGACAATTTGTTACAGCAGAATGCTGGACTTTATAAAATTCCTTGCCAGCTTGGTATGGCTTATACATGTCAGATCATGTGCACTGTAGAAGAACACTGACCTCACCTTTTTCAGTCAAGCAAGTCCGTTATTGCTGAACACTGTATCTCCATTgggcattcaatggagtatgataaaacaaaacttttggccacagtcacattttttgggcctccattattaaagaatctgcGGAAATATGGATGGGGAAAACATAATTAACTGTGATAGTGGCCACTAGGTGTATAATGTTTGAAACCGTTTTAactctgtatttgctctaattaAAGACAACAGAGTATATCCATGGCTGCAATGAGCAACAACTCTGAAGACAACTGAGTTCTGCAGATCCCAAGGACAGGGTATTGTCCGCTGGGTAGCATGGTCAATCTGCCATAATGATCTTAATGCATGCATGTAATACTCACAGTCCATTAATAAACTGTGCAACTGTGGGAATGTCTTCATAAGTCTTTGATGCCTCCTCTGACTATGACTGACAAAGTGAACAGTTAAAATATTATGGAGTGCAGTTAATTAAGAGTTCTAGAATAGATCAAATCTGTAAGAGACGATTTGAAAGGCTACAAACAAGATGGAGAAACCAGGTGAAGAATGGTGTGAACTGCAGAGAACTGCAATGGGAGGAAATGCTGAATGATACAGTGTGGGAGGAAAGAGAAGCTTGGAGGAGGTTCTGTGAATGACCTACATAATGTTTcagaaagaagatgaagaaatagaagaaaatcaGCTGCAAGTCTGAAATTTCTATAAACATTCATCTCACcagaaacattttaaaattcacAGTGACTACTGTTGGCAACACACTATATCTCATAGCAGAGAACTGTGGCATTTAGGTTGTCCCCCAAATTAAGGTAAACTTACTCACAGTGCATCCTCAACACACTGCCTTGTGTAAAGTTTAGCACCTGTATGAACTCTGAAACAGAGTTTCTTATGAGCTGGACACTCATGATCTGCCCATGATAAATGCAGTGATGTTGCAAGTCATGTTCATGGTGCACAAGACTTTCATGACAATGGCCAGTATAAAGTTTGACACCATTCTAGTGATGTGACATGCTGAACTTTCACCTTGGTGGCAGGTGTGCTATCTATAAACAGGGTAGTTATCTCTAATCTGATTGTTCATGAGTGTCAATTGCTTGAATCACAGGCTGAAAAAAGGCAAGGGCATATTACCTTCTTCTATAGTATCattcctttaaaaaataaaataaaataaaaatggcacTGTCGAGTTTAGCTCAACTTTCAAATTGACCACTGCTTTATATCAATTATATTTCACACAATGGATTTTCATTTCTGAAAAATTACTAATCTTGCTGGAGAATGAGCACATAAGCATGAATATGAACATAGAAGTATGTGGGTGGTGGAACAGTGTGCAATAACAAGAGACAGTATACCATGTGATGCATTAGCCAACAGAATCATTCTGCCACATCTGTCCACAGTGTGGACTGCAAAATGCCTGTCGAGCATAAAACAATGATTTTGTGGCACCATATACAAGGCAGCAACTGTTTTGCCATTGCAGTGTTCATTATGGCTGGTATTAAGTAAACACGGAAGAAGGTATTATGTTAACAAGGAATAACAACAGtattctgtgtacataaatgtttTGATCAAGAACCAGTTGCAGAAACAGTGGTTTTTTAACTTGTATACTTAGTTCCATTAATTCATTTTAGCTAAGGGTaatcaatttttattttaaatgtgccttcatgtaatacaaaattattcataTTAGAACAATGTTCaacaaattttcaagaaatttcacagcTTATGATATTTCAATACCATTTCTGGATTTTACACTCAAATTTCAGAAACTTTTAAAATTTGCGACAGTAAAGACTGCAAAATTACAGCTACATATGCTACAAGGTTGATACAATTGATAAATATTATTACCACAGAAATGGTAAAATGTCTTTAATAAACAAACATCTCAAATATGCAGTTCCATAGATGATTATTTCTGTAGGAAGTGTGTTACATACTATCCATCAccttaaaatatacaaaaaaaaaaaaaaaaaaaaaaaaaaaaaaaaaaaaaaaaaaaaaaaaaaaaaaaaaaaaaaaaaaaagaaagaaattatttcaATAATGGAAATTGCAGAATGGAAGcaacaaaaaggaattacatacCTTGTGTATTTGGTACCTAATTTGCTCTGAAGAAACTTCTTTGTGTTAGGTTATGATCGTTGAAACGCTTGTGGAATATTTGTTTTGGGATATGTTGCTTATATTCTCAAGCAACATCTTTCCACCAGACTAAAAAATGTACTTTCTGTTCACTAGCAAATCGATCAGATGTCAGTAAGATTAGTTCCAGaatttcattttcataaaacaaagtAAACCACAATACAAGGGGGTACATTTGAGTATACTCTTTACTAATTGTTTGTACTTCTGGTGTACATTCACAACACCTCAGTACAAAAAGAGGGAATTACTACCACAAAACAGAATTCATTTCCTTGGGTCCATTAATGACTTTCACGCTCCAGACAACAACGTTGTTACTGCATTGTATCTGATCAATCTACCTTAATATTCTAAGTGAATTTATTACCAATCTTTTTAATGTTGTGCAATAAGATATCATCAATTAAAAATTCCACTGCCACtgagaacatgttttttttttttaaaaaaacattatgtATAGAGTTCATCTTACAGTAACTTTTTGGACAGTCAACAGGGGCCTTCATTACCTGAGGCGAAACACTCTAAGTAAATTCTGAGTACTGGAATCAATGAATGATTTCATGCTTATTTCATGAACAGTCATCTTTTGCTCCCTTACCTAAAATGATTACATACCTCTCACATAAATGGTTCCgctgaaatttttctttttttctctaacTGTCTGAGTACGTGCTTCTCATAATGTTCAAGAAAATTCTATGTTTTCATTCCGTTATCTAACATGTCATGAAAATGTGGCTAAGCTTGGAAAAACCTTCTTGGGATTCTTACAAAAAAATTCTGCAATcacataactacaataatttttctCGCTAGCTATGTGCCATCAATTACTTTTTTTTGGAAAAAGATAAGCTAGGACACTATGTGAGAACAGTCTATATTgccaaaacaaacaaacatgttGAGGAGCATGTTTCATCCTCCTATGACCTTAATTGTGACTTGAATTTGAGAATCTTAAGCACTAGAACTTTTCACAaaaatttgaaatcattatatttaAAACATAAATGAAGCAAATGCTTTTAGAATACCTCCATGTCACTACTAGTCACTTGGTACTGATTGTCTGGGTGTCTTCGTTTGATATGAGTGATCAAGCTGCTTTTCTGAGTAGTCCGGCTTGGACAATACGGACACTGGAACTGAGGCTCCTTACCACATTCAATTCTTTGATGTACTACAAGATTTTGGTACCAGCGATAGACTTTTCCACAACCTCTACAAGGATATATTCCTTTTCCTTTTGGACTGCTACTTTGGTGAAGAAGTTCTGCTGCTTCAAAGCTCAGATCTTTCAACAAAACTGATCGTTTCCGTCTTCCACTGATGTCTACAAAAGCAGATGACCATCTTCCTGGATGTGTACGTAAACTCCTGTCATTCAGATGTGCGTGTGTAGAACCTAtaaatattgaagaagaaacacattaTTAGAATTAATATAACATTTATGAGAGAAATGAGAGAAAACAATTAGTGATGGAAAATACCCCttgtatttttaaatgaaaattagaAATGAGAGGTTCTTTAAAATAGTGTTAACATCAAAGTCTTACAAATTAGAATTCTACAAGATGTTGATGACATAGATCTGCTTGTGGTCCTGTGTATAAATATTACTGCAATGTGCCACAATAATAGTAGACTACCGGAATGGCTGGCATAAATACGTCATACTGATAATGTCATGCAGAGCCTCAGATAAGTTGAGAGGTGAATTTATATCAATGACCGTTAATCTAAATGACCCAGTGAATACAGTTCCTGAACAGCAAATATGTCTTAATATTCTGGTCTCATATCTTAATTTTTAACTGTTACTTTGGTATGAAGTATCTGACAATACCAAGCATTATTTGTAAAGCTCATGGCAATACTGAGGCTATTGACCCTCTAATCTTGCCAGTAGCAATATACACGCTAACACATTAAGAGACAATCAAAATAAATCCCTTTGTAAAATCAACCTGTTTACTTCATGAGTGTTTGAATTTAAATAAATTAACATAGTGCATTCATCAAAATGGAGGAACGGAATTTTATCAGATACAATATTTTGTCATTAGATTTAATTTAAGTTCTCATGTCTACAATTTTGCATATCATAAGTTATGTTTTATGACAGtacaaatattctctctctctctctctcttacacacacacacacacacacacacacacacacacacacacatcactttaTCAGTGTATCTACTGTACATATTATTTCATAATTACTGATTTAAAATGAATAACGATATAAAAATTCCAAGTTTTTACATTGGGCATAATTTACACACTTGACTGCATCTATTGTTCACTGATTATGATCACGTGCACAATACACTACGCAGGAGACATATCAAGACCGCAACAACTGTCTCCACTACAAGTAGCCTGATGTTTAGATATAGCACAAACTAGAGTGCAGTTGCTGATTAACCATGGCACAGCTGAAGAAAGTTACTGTCTATGCTCGTATTACATAACAGCATCTCTTGATGGGCAAATCATGTGAATTTGTGGAGTTAAAATGATGTGAATTAGGAAACTAAGGCAAAACCTAGCAGATATTCCTAGCCTCCATTTAGCCATCCAAATTTTCACAGTTGTATCACCTTTTTTGTTATTGTAAAATAATTCCAGACCAAAATAACGAAGCTAGTcacacactggccattaaaatctccAGATGGCATATCTTCACTACTCAAACCAACAGACTGCAAATTGTCCAAATGAAGGAAAGTTAAGAGTTGTGTTAGCTCTGAAAAATGAATCTTAGCATGTTACTGCCCTTTTCTATGTGACTATCACATTTCAAGCATTTCTTCTATTTAGTGAGTAATAATCTTTCAGTGCTAATTGAATGTGTGGCTGACTACAAATCTAAAAATCCAGGATTGGATCCTCAGTCAGtccaaggcttttttttttttttttttttgtcacttatcATTTCTGTCACAGCTGGCATGGGCTCATCAATGTGAAAATGCCAAGTTGCATTGCAATTCAGAGTCCATATTAAACTATAGGCCTTCTGTAACTGACTGGTTGAGTCAATTCAAAACTACGAGCAATGTATCGGCATACCACCTACAAAAGAAATATGCTTAGTAAAGCACCGTAGTGCTCAAACCAATCTTTGGTTGAGGAGATGTTTTCTACTCTATTCtcatattattaattattttccttCAATTTGCAGCAGGACTTGAATATTTTGCCAACAGTGAAGTCAATAAAGACTGTGCACAGAAAATATGAAATTCTTTGTTGTAAGCTCTCTCGGGTCACGCTGTGCATATTCTTTTGTGATGAGAAGACATTGCTTTCTCTCCTTGGGTAAATTTACCAGGGACACTACTGTAGCTCACAATGATAAGCAGTATGATACTTTCAACATATGCCAGGCATGTAAATGAAACAATAGAAGCAATATGTGTCATCTCACAATAATTATCTGCAACCTACCCAATGAGGGACTCTCTGTTGCAGTCACTCTTGTAGGAGTCTCACTAATCTGTTAAGCTTTGCACTATTGACCTCACGCACcacagtaaagctgcagatgtTTTAAACATGTGTCTCCACAGCATggtaaaacaataaaaaagtaattCTGTAATATTAAATCTGAAACATATACCATGACCAGCGGGTGACATAAGCGAATCCATGGGTTGGAACATTGCACATATGCACAGCAAaggttatattcaatatttctgatCAGGCAAAACCTCTCAGAGGGTTTCCATTCACAGTGGCAGTCACTGCAATGCACATAACAGACTtaaatgaaagactgcatcccAAAAATGATAACTCTCACAAAGTGTTCACTACATAATCTAAAGAGTACTCACACAAACCAAGCAGAATTTTGCAGTCACTATctaatcataaaaaataaaatagtatcTGTAGCTATAATGTGGGAAGTTCAGAGACTGAACTCAGATATTATGTGGCACTCCATGTCGGGTGCCTTGATGGAAATGGTCGTTGCACATGTTTCAGTCCACCAGAACATAATGTGCAAACAAAACTGACAGAAGGCAATCACCAAAACGTATCTGACTGATGTATAGTAAGGAGCTCGAAATACCACTAGCTTTCACTCTACCACTTTTTTCTTAGCCTAAACAAACACTCCCACATACACAATGAACAAGATATCCACGCACACCCATCCAAGATGCCATGGCGACACCATCAGTTTAAGGGATGAGATGAACTGGTGGGAAGATAATGAACAATACTGCTACAAAATATAACAGATGACTGCAAAATATGTAAGGTAATGTGGCTTCCTGATGGTTGAAAACTTTTTGGTGAGTACACAATGTCTCATTAATGAGTTGTATATGAAGTATAAAATTTAATCAAATAGGAAGTTGCACAAATTGACTGAAAAAATAAATCTATTCAGACACTATTTTGCTACTATTAGAGAATTTCCTGGATATACATaataaaaatactaacacgagtatTCGTAAAACCCTACAGGATGTCGTGTTATAATTTAAGATAATAGTCTCCCAGTTTTGGCAGTATAAAAACTTTTACAATTATTTCAGAATTTATCTACAGTATTATCCAACAGAGACAGGAAATAAGCAACATATGATGATAATATTATTTCCCTAACAACATACTGGGTAACAGCTTGAAGAGAAAAACATGATGGAGCCAACTTTTATCTCTCTTCTTCCTgtgtggggtagggggggggggggctatgatgAAATGTGTCATCTAACAAATAGAACTTCCTTCTGTCTTTATGTAACTGTGTAAAGTGGAGATGTATAGAAGAACATAACAAAGTTTCTTTTTATTATTCCATTTGTTGTAACAGGATAGTAAAAAGAAACTTTGATAAACACATGAGGAAACAAGCAGAAATCAGGTTTTAACAAAGTGATATCAATATTGATGAAATAGTACATGATGTACTAACATACCAATCAAACAGAAAGCAACATGTTATTCTGATCTATAGCTGGCATGTAAAGTGCTTTAGTATCAATCCCAAGGAATGAAAGAATTAGGAAGACCACATCATTGATGGACTGAAGAGTATTCTGCAGTTGCAGAACAGGAAATATCCAATACTGTAAatgggtggtgatgatgatgatgattattgcaGAAATAATGGCAAAGTCACTGGACATCTCTTAAAAACGAGAtggctttgtaaattataggaGGCAAAATTCCAACAAATAAGTGGCATGGAACAATCCCAGGAACTTCAGTGGCTTGAAGTACAGTGCAGAAATGCATATCTCTCTTCCACTATGCTGGTAATGAAAGTTGGCTTCGATAATATTAGGAAGCACAGTGTGAAAATTACTCAGTTAGCCAAACTGAAAGAAACTAAAGACTGTTAGGTCTCTTGAAAACTTAATGCTgaattctttttttattgccacaGTTATATGCATCAAGTTACTGCAGAAACAAGAGTTACTGGAGCATATTACATAGCAGTTTGGTAGATCACAACTTCACACATTGTATGAACATGTTCAATTGACCACTGGTGCAGAGTAACAGAAAACAAGAAAGACATTATTTGAGAAATTGACAGCGATCTGCATCATGAAAATTACAAAGAGGATGTCAAGATGGCAATCAGTGCAACAATGAAGGTGTTACATTTGTCAATAATGTTGTCTCAGCGAGTGCAGAATCACACTGTTGCAAAACCTGCAACCTCCATGGCAAAAACAACTCAAGCATCAGCACTAATCACTCCCACAGCAGAAAAACAGCATCTGCGACAACCTCACCAGGATCAGTACCAATTTCATCAACAGCAATTGCAATCACTTCAGCATCAGTACCAACCACCTCAGCAGCAGAATGAAATTCAACATGCCAAAGTTAGAAGAAACATGAGGTAACCAAGTCATCTGAAAGATTATTTATTGCCAAAGTATCAGTTACAAAGTCACAAGACGGAAAGACCTAAGGAATATGGAAGCTGCACAACTGAAAGACCGGGAATTCTGATatctacaaacaaaacagaaaatgatatagaacatagaaaagaaattgaaactaatcttgatttctgaaaatttcatcaaaatgttcaGTACACTTCCAAAAGAACAGTGGAGACAGAAGTTTTCCTTGTTTTGAAGTGCTAAATATTTTCATACTGACTGAGCATGGACtggctgaaaattaaaaaaaatgtaaaatttacagGATTATAAGAAGTGCTATATTTTTGTGGAACTGAACATAAAAGTTGTGGGATAGCATCATATGAGGACAGTAGTATAAGTGAATGTGTTTTAAGACTAATTACAAATGCTAGAGAATTGTGTTTTGAAGCAGCAGCAATTCCAACAAATTTTCAAGAGGACAAATGTCTAGTGGTAGATATAGGGTAAGGTGGGATAAATCCAACCGGATGGGTAAACCCGACTGCCCTCTATTTGTGAGAAATGGCAAAGCAGGAGCGATTTCGCATTAGTGTTACCATACAGAGCattcaaaataacaaaaatgtcACCTTGACAGCTTTGCTGCATGTGACATTTAGACactcaaaagacaacaagtgtgtttttcattatttcaatttaAGTTTTGTGCAAATTCCATCACTAGATTTACGTTATTAAATAAAATGATTGCAAAACAAATGGTAAGTGATTTtgtagtgcatttagtgacctattcagtgtaTGTATTGTTTTGTGTTGGAAATTTCGTGTAAATTGTTTTTATGCgtgttaaatgaaaaatggcatggtggggtaaatccgaccgctaAATGGAGGGGTAAATCCGACTgcatattttttatcgtttatgtgtATGGAATTACTTATTTATGGAAACAACatggatttttgtttatttttaggaaaatggtaTGAAATTACAAGCGAAAAATGACAAAATGCAATCAAAACGATATTCACTgagcagttgctgcaatgcaaatgggaatgtcTTTACCAGCTGTCACTTGTGATTTTAACATTCTGAgatcgacattgctgttgcaccgctgtgcaatgaaatcatcttttttcaattaaaagttacattcatttaactttcagtacatttagtactctaaacattgttattttttgtatacattttgttcatttatgtaaaaaacataattgcttataattatttcccaaaaaacCATTCATTTAtaactatttctgtgcaaaatcagccaaaTAAATAGAGGGTCAGATATACCCCCACCATTTTTGCAAATTTCAAAAATGGACATTTCTTAAAATGTGGATACCTCAAAAATTAttgatggtataacaaaaatactttgcaaacagttgctcctttatattacctataatttaacgTATATAACGTCAAGATCTGACCTTGGATAAGCGCTTTACAGCCACTAGAAATTACTAGGTcagatttaccccaccttaccctacATCAGTCTCCAAGATCTAGGATAAAAAAACTTCCTAAATGAACTTCAGGCACTAGCTGAAAAAGCCTTTAAAGAATTTCCATACTTAATATCAACTGTGACTTAaatgtaaatacactgaagcagAGCAACAGTACTAAATCTTTCCAATGTGATGTACACGCGTATCATATGAAGTTGCATGTAAATAACCCAACACAGAGTGCTGAATTATCAGCCACAATACTAGATCATGTttttataaacatatattaaaATAAACTCAAAGTACACACAATTAACCCACTCATTTCAGTTCAAAAAGGTCAGTAATTAAGCTACAGAATACGAAAATCAAAACTGGAAATCTAGTTGTAGAGTGAACACTTGCAAATGCTGTAAACGTCAATATACTGGAAATGGTACTCAGATCAGAAGATTGGAAGGCTTCATATAACAAAGATGTCAAAGAAAACTAGAAAGGTATAATTTCAACCTTAAGCCACCACATAAACACAGATTGTCCAAAGGTCTGCAGAAAGATAAATGTAACACACAGTAAGAAATTTATCACCAGACAAGTCATGAATGCCAGAGAAGATTTAAAATATTAATATGAAAGACAGGAAATGTAATAGTCAAGCAGACTATGAAATCTACAGTCATGAGAAGAAAGAATACAGCAGGTTGATGAGGCAACTAAAATCAAGATATTATAAACCTCAAATTGGGACCTCATCAGTCTGGTCATTCACAATAACAAAGAGGAATGCGTAAAATGAGAGATATGTATAAAATAAAAGAGTGCTTAAAGCACAAGGGAAAGAACAGACAGGCTAACATTAAgtgtgttccactttaaatcattaTTACTGTATGTAAACACAGTTCCAAACCTAATAAAGCAAAATGATGCAGTGGCTAGCAAGAGTATAGTTCCACCGGAAATAACAAAATGCTTATTCGTTCTGCGAACAGATGATACCGAAGTTACAAACATAATCAGTTCAATGAAAAACAAAGATACAGTGGACACAGATGGAATATTTGCAAAAGTAATCACCACTGCTCACAGTACCAAGCAAAGCCTCTGACATTCCTGGTAAACTTGGTAACAGAGAATGTTCTGTTCCCAATATGTCTGAAAAAGAATGAAATAGTGCCAATTTATAAAGTTGGTGACAAGAGGGATCCTGGAAACTACAGACATATAACAATTACACTGACCATATCAAAAATTGTAGAAACAGCTATCACACAGAGCGttataaaattcagagaacaacaaAATATTCTGGATGAAGCACAgaatggattaaggaaaggaaagTCCACAACAGAAGCAGTGGCAAGCTTCATGACACAAAATTAGAATTATCCTGTATACGCAGCAAAGAGAAAcctgaaaattaaaaaattatacatACTACCTCTCCCTAGTCAGTATATATTTGAACTCTTATGTTCTATTGATCAAATCATCAATAGACTATGGGAATCTGGACAGTCATCACAACAACACAAGATCAAAAAACTGTAAGACTACTTCCCCTTTCCCTCTCAGGAGACACTGCCTTAGAGACTCTGTGTGGGTGAGAGGTTTGCGTGCTCCAGGGAAGCAGAGGGCCATGTCGGCTGTAGCATAGCTACCGGTAGGGCCTCCCAAGCCGGACAGGCCTCTCCAGAcaagccagacaaagtgtgtctcacaacaCCCTTTCTTTCCTCTTAACCTATCCTGTTTCCCATCTCTTGTCTTTGGAGATACGGACTTCATTGGCAACGGCACGCCATCCCTATAGGAGAGGGACAACTCCAAACTGAAACCTGGAATCAGCACTTCCAGCAGGAGCAAGTACGGTCTAACAGGAAATGCACGGCAATTGCCTGCAGCCAACCTGACTCCGTATGTCGCATATTTTTGCTCCTGTGGAACCAGTCAGCTAGGCCGAGAGGGTGGCACGAGTAGTGGGTAAGCTCGCCGTCACCTAAAATCTGCGTCCCAGGTGCAGTAGCATCCATGGAGAGGACACTCCATCCATGTGAAAACAACACTGATAGCATCAGTTACCGGTCATAAGCTCACTCCAATGGGTGTAGGAGTGGGTGCCAGGGGCTGCTATTAACAGTGGGAGGGCCCATCGTAGGTCCACTGGCCAGTCACAGCCCAAttcaagctgggcagcccccaaTCAGTTAGGTACTGGCCCATCCTGGTGTCAATTGTT
Coding sequences within:
- the LOC124789176 gene encoding zinc finger protein 16-like codes for the protein MGSCLMRLNDNKISFNSVNCSLLIGEMYFEGNFVCLSALVVHGSVTQEAQQCGTVLHQGSTHAHLNDRSLRTHPGRWSSAFVDISGRRKRSVLLKDLSFEAAELLHQSSSPKGKGIYPCRGCGKVYRWYQNLVVHQRIECGKEPQFQCPYCPSRTTQKSSLITHIKRRHPDNQYQVTSSDMEVF